The genomic window AACTTTTACTAAACATAGCATTTTTACCGAATACACCCATAGCGTGAAAAGCCAAGCCAATACCCCAGAAAAAAGCGGTGCTAAAGGTTCCAAAATGCCAGAAATCTGCGCCGGAATTAAAGGCTATCATGCCTATTAAAAATAAGTTAATTATCACGTAGAAAAAGGCATGTGAATAAAAACCTTTGAGTGCTTTTAGACGTTTTTCGGCACGTAAATAAGCGTCTTCTTTTTCAAAATCATTATTGTTATTATTGTAGATCCTTTCCATGATGTTTTGTTTTAAGGGTTTGCAAAAACTCGATTCTAATTCCATTTATTCTGTTCGTTACGCATAAACTCGTCCATTTTTCGCTTTTCCCAGTTTCTACCAAAAAGGCCATTTCTTACAAATACACGGTAAGCATGAATGCATAAACCTATACCCCAACCAAACATTGGAAACCAGAACCATTGTACATTCCAGAACGTTTTGTAATTTACAAATACTAAAAAAGGAATAACTAGGCAGTATGATAAAAGGCTATAATAAAAACTTTTTAACTCGTCTACGTGATTGCGGGCTCTTAAATATTGATCGTTTACTTCTGTTTTATGTGTGTTCATGATTGTTATTTTTTTTGTGAGCATCGGGATACTTACCGCAAAGGTGCTCGCTTGTTGATTGATGTTTATTTTTT from Algibacter sp. L1A34 includes these protein-coding regions:
- a CDS encoding 2TM domain-containing protein, translating into MERIYNNNNNDFEKEDAYLRAEKRLKALKGFYSHAFFYVIINLFLIGMIAFNSGADFWHFGTFSTAFFWGIGLAFHAMGVFGKNAMFSKSWEERKIQEYMKNDQTKWE